In one Magallana gigas chromosome 7, xbMagGiga1.1, whole genome shotgun sequence genomic region, the following are encoded:
- the LOC105340089 gene encoding uncharacterized protein isoform X3 — MATSQNQEPVTNGFHDGESLNERMKKYKIDDDEDNTGSKPAEPLFKDEAERLKHLHKIRASPTSSAASRISKNKTRSYEVLGPQNGMNTAPLATPTVPARAPMFVDPTPLVIPKDGNLQGFSVDEMALFFRYMRINEEIVQRLQRKELDGRKFAKLKDSTLEDLQIKNPIILHFRDRSNKGRTSFML; from the exons ATGGCGACGTCACAAAACCAGGAACCGGTCACAAATGGATTCCATGATGGCGAAAGTCTGAACGAGCgtatgaaaaaatacaaaatagatGACGACGAAGACAACACAGGAAGTAAACCCGCCGAGCCTCTTTTTAAGGATGAGGCCGAAAGGTTGAAACATCTGCACAAAATCCGCGCCTCTCCTACTAGTTCAGCAGCTTCCAGAATCTCGAAAAACAAGACCCGTAGTTACGAGGTCCTAGGTCCTCAAAACGGGATGAACAC AGCTCCGCTGGCAACCCCTACGGTCCCGGCTAGGGCCCCTATGTTCG TAGATCCAACTCCTCTTGTGATTCCCAAGGACGGCAATTTACAGGGCTTCAGTGTGGACGAAATGGCATTGTTTTTCAGATACATGAGAATTAACGAAGAAATAGTTCAGAGACTTCAACGCAAAGAGCTGGACGGACGGAAATTCGCGAAACTTAAGGACAGTACTCTAGAAGACTTACAAATCAAAAACCCCATCATACTCCATTTCAGGGACAGGTCAAATAAGGGGCGAACTAGTTTCATGTTATAA
- the LOC105340089 gene encoding uncharacterized protein isoform X1 — protein sequence MATSQNQEPVTNGFHDGESLNERMKKYKIDDDEDNTGSKPAEPLFKDEAERLKHLHKIRASPTSSAASRISKNKTRSYEVLGPQNGMNTYVSLSYGAPLATPTVPARAPMFVDPTPLVIPKDGNLQGFSVDEMALFFRYMRINEEIVQRLQRKELDGRKFAKLKDSTLEDLQIKNPIILHFRDRSNKGRTSFML from the exons ATGGCGACGTCACAAAACCAGGAACCGGTCACAAATGGATTCCATGATGGCGAAAGTCTGAACGAGCgtatgaaaaaatacaaaatagatGACGACGAAGACAACACAGGAAGTAAACCCGCCGAGCCTCTTTTTAAGGATGAGGCCGAAAGGTTGAAACATCTGCACAAAATCCGCGCCTCTCCTACTAGTTCAGCAGCTTCCAGAATCTCGAAAAACAAGACCCGTAGTTACGAGGTCCTAGGTCCTCAAAACGGGATGAACACGTACGTCAGCCTTAGCTATGG AGCTCCGCTGGCAACCCCTACGGTCCCGGCTAGGGCCCCTATGTTCG TAGATCCAACTCCTCTTGTGATTCCCAAGGACGGCAATTTACAGGGCTTCAGTGTGGACGAAATGGCATTGTTTTTCAGATACATGAGAATTAACGAAGAAATAGTTCAGAGACTTCAACGCAAAGAGCTGGACGGACGGAAATTCGCGAAACTTAAGGACAGTACTCTAGAAGACTTACAAATCAAAAACCCCATCATACTCCATTTCAGGGACAGGTCAAATAAGGGGCGAACTAGTTTCATGTTATAA
- the LOC105340089 gene encoding uncharacterized protein isoform X4 codes for MATSQNQEPVTNGFHDGESLNERMKKYKIDDDEDNTGSKPAEPLFKDEAERLKHLHKIRASPTSSAASRISKNKTRSYEVLGPQNGMNTAPLATPTVPARAPMFDPTPLVIPKDGNLQGFSVDEMALFFRYMRINEEIVQRLQRKELDGRKFAKLKDSTLEDLQIKNPIILHFRDRSNKGRTSFML; via the exons ATGGCGACGTCACAAAACCAGGAACCGGTCACAAATGGATTCCATGATGGCGAAAGTCTGAACGAGCgtatgaaaaaatacaaaatagatGACGACGAAGACAACACAGGAAGTAAACCCGCCGAGCCTCTTTTTAAGGATGAGGCCGAAAGGTTGAAACATCTGCACAAAATCCGCGCCTCTCCTACTAGTTCAGCAGCTTCCAGAATCTCGAAAAACAAGACCCGTAGTTACGAGGTCCTAGGTCCTCAAAACGGGATGAACAC AGCTCCGCTGGCAACCCCTACGGTCCCGGCTAGGGCCCCTATGTTCG ATCCAACTCCTCTTGTGATTCCCAAGGACGGCAATTTACAGGGCTTCAGTGTGGACGAAATGGCATTGTTTTTCAGATACATGAGAATTAACGAAGAAATAGTTCAGAGACTTCAACGCAAAGAGCTGGACGGACGGAAATTCGCGAAACTTAAGGACAGTACTCTAGAAGACTTACAAATCAAAAACCCCATCATACTCCATTTCAGGGACAGGTCAAATAAGGGGCGAACTAGTTTCATGTTATAA
- the LOC105340089 gene encoding uncharacterized protein isoform X2 has product MATSQNQEPVTNGFHDGESLNERMKKYKIDDDEDNTGSKPAEPLFKDEAERLKHLHKIRASPTSSAASRISKNKTRSYEVLGPQNGMNTYVSLSYGAPLATPTVPARAPMFDPTPLVIPKDGNLQGFSVDEMALFFRYMRINEEIVQRLQRKELDGRKFAKLKDSTLEDLQIKNPIILHFRDRSNKGRTSFML; this is encoded by the exons ATGGCGACGTCACAAAACCAGGAACCGGTCACAAATGGATTCCATGATGGCGAAAGTCTGAACGAGCgtatgaaaaaatacaaaatagatGACGACGAAGACAACACAGGAAGTAAACCCGCCGAGCCTCTTTTTAAGGATGAGGCCGAAAGGTTGAAACATCTGCACAAAATCCGCGCCTCTCCTACTAGTTCAGCAGCTTCCAGAATCTCGAAAAACAAGACCCGTAGTTACGAGGTCCTAGGTCCTCAAAACGGGATGAACACGTACGTCAGCCTTAGCTATGG AGCTCCGCTGGCAACCCCTACGGTCCCGGCTAGGGCCCCTATGTTCG ATCCAACTCCTCTTGTGATTCCCAAGGACGGCAATTTACAGGGCTTCAGTGTGGACGAAATGGCATTGTTTTTCAGATACATGAGAATTAACGAAGAAATAGTTCAGAGACTTCAACGCAAAGAGCTGGACGGACGGAAATTCGCGAAACTTAAGGACAGTACTCTAGAAGACTTACAAATCAAAAACCCCATCATACTCCATTTCAGGGACAGGTCAAATAAGGGGCGAACTAGTTTCATGTTATAA